In Rhinatrema bivittatum chromosome 1, aRhiBiv1.1, whole genome shotgun sequence, a single genomic region encodes these proteins:
- the KCTD8 gene encoding BTB/POZ domain-containing protein KCTD8, translated as MAVKESILPISEMSSPFPDVVELNVGGQVYVTKHSTLLSIPESTLSNMFSKNNAKELPRDNRARFFIDRDGFLFRYVLDYLRDKQLSLPDHFPEKERLLREAEYFQLADLVKLLSPQIVKQSSMNDEGCQSDIEESSQSSDLIRTAALDKRSGFITIGYRGSYTMVRDNQADAKFRRVARIMVCGRIALAKEVFGETLNESRDPDRPPEKYTSRFYLKFTYLEQAFDRLSEAGFHMVACNSTGTAAFINQYRDDKIWSNYTEYIFFIWLEHGYLYYKLHSM; from the exons ATGGCTGTGAAGGAGAGCATCCTTCCTATCAGTGAGATGTCCTCTCCCTTCCCAGATGTGGTGGAGCTGAACGTGGGTGGCCAGGTTTATGTCACCAAGCATTCCACCCTGCTCAGCATCCCAGAGAGCACACTCTCCAACATGTTCTCCAAGAACAACGCCAAGGAGCTGCCCCGGGACAACAGGGCTCGTTTCTTCATCGATCGCGACGGCTTCCTCTTCAGGTATGTCCTGGACTACCTGCGGGACAAGCAGCTCTCCCTGCCAGACCACTTCCCGGAGAAGGAGAGGCTGCTGAGGGAGGCTGAGTACTTTCAGCTCGCCGACCTGGTGAAGCTGCTGAGCCCCCAGATTGTCAAGCAGAGCTCCATGAACGACGAGGGCTGCCAGAGCGACATCGAGGAGAGCTCGCAGAGCAGTGACCTGATCCGGACTGCAGCCCTGGATAAGAGATCGGGTTTCATCACTATCGGCTACCGAGGCTCCTACACCATGGTCCGGGATAACCAGGCGGATGCCAAATTCAGGCGGGTGGCCAGGATTATGGTGTGCGGCAGGATTGCTCTGGCCAAAGAAGTTTTTGGAGAAACTTTGAACGAGAGCCGAGACCCCGATCGCCCACCTGAAAAGTATACTTCCCGGTTTTACCTGAAATTTACCTATCTGGAGCAAGCATTTGACAGGCTATCGGAGGCTGGATTCCACATGGTGGCTTGTAACTCGACAGGCACTGCAGCCTTCATTAACCAGTATAGGGATGACAAAATCTGGAGCAACTATACCGAATACATCTTTttca TTTGGTTGGAACATGGCTACCTGTATTACAAGCTTCATTCAATGTAA